The Prevotella sp. oral taxon 299 str. F0039 genome has a segment encoding these proteins:
- the rimM gene encoding ribosome maturation factor RimM (Essential for efficient processing of 16S rRNA) translates to MIREESVYRIGVIGKPHGVKGEVSMSFTDDAFDRVDADYLVLKIEGIFVPFFMEEYRFKSNETALIKFENIDSQERAKELTGCEVFFPRELVQELTDELSWAQIIGFQLIDAQTCNAIGTIVDVDETTINTLFVVEDHQNNELLIPASEEFIKEVDADKKTIKVTLPQGILDLE, encoded by the coding sequence ATGATTAGAGAAGAGAGCGTATATAGAATAGGAGTGATAGGCAAACCACATGGAGTTAAAGGCGAAGTGTCGATGTCTTTCACCGATGATGCATTCGATAGAGTAGACGCCGACTATCTTGTTTTGAAGATAGAAGGCATCTTTGTGCCCTTTTTTATGGAGGAATATCGATTTAAGAGCAATGAAACAGCATTGATAAAGTTCGAGAATATCGATTCACAAGAGCGTGCAAAAGAACTCACAGGATGCGAAGTTTTCTTCCCAAGAGAATTAGTTCAAGAGCTAACTGACGAGCTTTCTTGGGCTCAAATTATTGGTTTTCAGCTTATTGATGCGCAGACTTGCAATGCAATAGGCACCATAGTAGATGTTGATGAAACCACCATTAACACCTTATTTGTTGTAGAAGACCATCAAAACAACGAGCTTCTTATTCCTGCTTCCGAAGAGTTTATAAAAGAAGTAGATGCTGATAAGAAGACAATAAAAGTGACCTTACCACAAGGTATATTAGATTTAGAATAA
- the tsaB gene encoding tRNA (adenosine(37)-N6)-threonylcarbamoyltransferase complex dimerization subunit type 1 TsaB: MSCILNIETSTNVCSVAVSQDGSCIFNKEDHDGPNHAVILGVFVQEALSFIDSHAIPLDAVAVSCGPGSYTGLRIGLSMAKGICYGRDVKLIAIPTLELMCVPLLLGEKISEENALLCPMIDARRMEVYSQFFDRALKEVRSINADIVESNTYDDILAQQPVYFFGNGAEKCHEVLTHHNAHIIEGIVPLAKNMYPLAEKRMANEQFEDVAYFVPFYLKDFVAKEAKKLL; encoded by the coding sequence ATGTCGTGTATATTAAATATTGAAACAAGTACCAACGTTTGTTCGGTAGCAGTTAGTCAAGATGGATCGTGTATCTTTAATAAAGAAGACCATGACGGACCTAATCACGCTGTGATATTAGGCGTGTTTGTGCAAGAAGCATTGTCTTTTATCGATAGTCACGCTATTCCTTTAGATGCAGTAGCAGTGAGTTGTGGTCCTGGTTCGTACACAGGTTTGCGCATAGGACTATCTATGGCGAAGGGAATTTGCTACGGAAGAGATGTGAAACTCATTGCTATTCCTACCCTAGAGCTGATGTGTGTGCCTCTTCTTTTAGGCGAAAAGATTAGCGAAGAGAATGCTCTTTTATGCCCAATGATTGATGCTCGACGTATGGAAGTGTACTCTCAGTTCTTCGATAGAGCATTAAAAGAGGTGCGTTCTATCAATGCAGACATCGTAGAAAGCAACACTTATGATGATATTTTGGCACAACAACCAGTGTATTTCTTTGGTAATGGAGCCGAAAAGTGCCACGAAGTGCTCACACATCACAATGCACATATCATCGAAGGAATAGTTCCTTTGGCAAAAAATATGTATCCTTTGGCAGAAAAGAGAATGGCTAACGAGCAGTTTGAAGACGTTGCTTACTTCGTTCCTTTCTATCTAAAAGACTTCGTTGCCAAAGAAGCTAAGAAACTATTGTAA
- the gmk gene encoding guanylate kinase: protein MSKVIIFSAPSGSGKSTIINRLMQHTELQLAFSISCTSREPRGKEQHGIEYFFLSPDEFRARIEAGEFLEYEEVYTNRFYGTLTSQVEKQLHEGQNVVLDVDVKGGCNIKKHYQDKALSVFIQPPSINELKKRLVSRGTDTPEVIEDRLAKAEFELSFAPQYDVVIVNDDIETATKEAFDVIKSFINK from the coding sequence ATGTCTAAAGTTATTATTTTTTCAGCACCAAGTGGAAGTGGAAAAAGCACCATTATCAATCGCTTGATGCAACATACTGAATTGCAATTGGCATTCTCTATCAGTTGCACAAGTCGTGAACCACGAGGCAAAGAACAACATGGCATAGAGTATTTCTTCCTTTCTCCCGATGAATTTCGTGCACGAATAGAAGCAGGAGAATTCCTCGAATACGAAGAAGTGTACACTAATCGCTTTTATGGTACATTGACTTCGCAGGTTGAAAAGCAACTACACGAGGGTCAAAACGTTGTTCTTGATGTAGACGTAAAAGGCGGTTGCAACATAAAAAAGCACTATCAAGACAAGGCTTTGAGTGTTTTCATTCAGCCCCCATCGATAAATGAGCTTAAAAAACGCTTAGTTTCTCGTGGCACCGACACTCCAGAAGTGATCGAAGACCGCCTTGCAAAAGCTGAATTCGAATTGTCGTTCGCTCCCCAATATGATGTTGTTATTGTGAACGACGATATCGAAACCGCAACAAAAGAGGCTTTTGACGTTATCAAAAGCTTTATCAACAAATAA
- a CDS encoding 2-C-methyl-D-erythritol 4-phosphate cytidylyltransferase: MNYAIIVAGGKGIRMGNDIPKQFMLLCNKPILMHTIERFRAFDAQIKIVVVLPKEQQQYWNNLCSDYHFDVDHTVVDGGSTRFESSLNGLKAIDGGANDYVAIHDGVRPLVSKDTIQRCFDAVLGCKAVIPVVKVVDSLRKTYKDGQEKNVDRSAYSIVQTPQTFSVELLKKAYEQPYDPLFTDEASVVERLGEKVFSVEGNRENIKITTPFDIIVASAVLNNEL; the protein is encoded by the coding sequence ATGAATTATGCAATTATTGTGGCAGGAGGAAAAGGCATTCGAATGGGTAATGACATACCTAAACAATTTATGTTGTTGTGCAATAAGCCCATATTGATGCACACTATTGAGCGTTTTAGGGCTTTTGATGCACAGATAAAGATTGTTGTTGTGTTGCCAAAAGAACAGCAACAATATTGGAACAACTTATGTTCCGACTATCATTTCGACGTCGATCACACTGTGGTTGATGGTGGTTCAACTCGTTTTGAGTCGTCTTTAAACGGATTAAAAGCCATAGATGGCGGTGCAAACGACTATGTTGCCATACACGATGGAGTGCGTCCTTTGGTATCGAAAGACACCATTCAGCGTTGTTTCGATGCCGTATTAGGTTGCAAAGCCGTTATTCCTGTGGTGAAAGTGGTAGACTCTTTGCGCAAAACCTATAAAGATGGACAAGAAAAGAACGTGGATCGAAGTGCTTATAGCATTGTTCAAACGCCCCAAACATTTAGCGTTGAGCTGTTGAAAAAAGCCTATGAGCAACCTTACGACCCTCTTTTCACCGACGAAGCATCGGTAGTTGAGCGTTTAGGAGAAAAGGTATTCTCGGTAGAAGGCAATCGAGAAAACATCAAAATCACCACTCCTTTCGACATCATTGTTGCCTCGGCAGTGTTGAATAACGAACTATAA
- a CDS encoding YicC/YloC family endoribonuclease, with amino-acid sequence MILSMTGYGKASIAHKDKKITVEIKSLNSKTFDLSARIAPLYREREMEIRNILSKSIERGKVDFSIWIEKENGNDATPINAALVNNYYEQIKAISSQTGIEEPKDWFSLLLRMPEVMTRTEVEELTEEEWKAVQNAVNLALEQFTNFRKQEGLALYNKFTEKINNIAQLLKDIEPYEQMRVEKIKQRILDGLKTLPEVDYDKNRLEQELIYYIEKLDINEEKQRLTNHLKYFMDTMNEGHGQGKKLGFIAQEMGREINTTGSKSNQAEMQNIVVRMKDELEQIKEQVLNIL; translated from the coding sequence ATGATACTTTCTATGACTGGCTATGGAAAAGCATCCATAGCGCACAAAGATAAGAAGATAACAGTAGAAATAAAGTCGTTAAATAGTAAGACTTTCGACCTTTCTGCACGCATAGCTCCATTGTATAGAGAACGTGAAATGGAGATTCGTAACATCCTTTCTAAAAGCATTGAGCGTGGAAAAGTGGACTTTTCGATTTGGATTGAGAAAGAAAACGGAAACGACGCAACGCCCATTAATGCTGCACTTGTAAACAATTATTACGAGCAAATCAAAGCTATTTCATCGCAAACGGGTATCGAAGAGCCAAAAGATTGGTTCTCATTGCTTTTGCGTATGCCTGAAGTTATGACTCGAACTGAAGTTGAAGAGCTTACAGAAGAAGAGTGGAAGGCGGTTCAAAACGCTGTTAATTTGGCTTTAGAGCAGTTCACTAACTTCAGAAAACAAGAGGGATTGGCTCTTTATAACAAGTTTACTGAAAAGATAAACAATATTGCTCAATTGCTAAAAGATATCGAACCCTACGAGCAAATGCGTGTCGAAAAAATCAAACAACGTATTCTCGACGGCTTAAAAACATTGCCCGAGGTGGATTATGACAAGAATCGTTTAGAGCAAGAGCTGATCTATTATATCGAAAAGTTGGATATAAACGAAGAAAAGCAACGATTAACTAATCACCTAAAGTACTTCATGGACACGATGAATGAAGGTCATGGACAAGGCAAAAAGCTTGGTTTTATTGCACAAGAAATGGGCAGAGAAATCAACACTACTGGGTCTAAAAGCAACCAAGCAGAGATGCAAAACATCGTTGTTCGCATGAAAGACGAACTAGAACAAATAAAAGAACAAGTGCTTAACATATTATAA
- the rseP gene encoding RIP metalloprotease RseP: MEIFLIRLLQFMFAISLLVLLHEGGHFFFARLFGIRVEKFYLFFDPWFHLFEFKPKNSDTRYGVGWLPLGGYCKIAGMIDESMDTEQLQKPAEHWEFRSKPAWQRLLVMLGGVMVNFLLALFIYSMIMFTWGDKFVKTSDMTHGMKFNSEAKALGFHDGDILVGTELGVFKSLDADTYRALATAKRVDVLRNGQKVSLAMPGNLDLLDMIKSTPRFVDVFIPNTVDSVMSDSPAAKVGIKAGDKIVKFNNTPIASYNDFVEATGRIADVLASTKNPSDSAKALKATISFVHQGDTAVQQVPITLTKDAKVGIFAGSIMQTYKVTHISYGFLESFPAGVKHGMKVLSGYVGDMKYLFSGEGAKSIGGFGSIASMFPAEWNWYMFWSMTAFLSIILAFMNILPIPALDGGHVLFLLYEMITGRKPGEKFLIVAEYIGIGLLLLLMIVANMNDILRWLGYM, encoded by the coding sequence ATGGAAATATTCCTTATACGACTTTTACAGTTTATGTTCGCCATCTCATTGTTGGTGTTATTGCACGAAGGAGGTCACTTCTTTTTTGCTCGTTTGTTTGGTATTAGGGTCGAAAAGTTCTATCTTTTCTTTGATCCTTGGTTTCATTTATTCGAGTTTAAGCCCAAAAACAGCGACACACGCTATGGAGTAGGCTGGTTGCCACTAGGTGGTTACTGCAAAATAGCAGGTATGATTGATGAGAGTATGGACACCGAACAATTACAAAAGCCTGCCGAACATTGGGAATTTAGAAGTAAACCCGCTTGGCAACGCCTTCTTGTTATGCTTGGAGGAGTGATGGTTAACTTCCTACTTGCATTGTTCATTTATTCAATGATTATGTTTACATGGGGCGATAAGTTTGTGAAAACAAGCGATATGACTCATGGAATGAAATTCAATAGCGAAGCAAAAGCCTTAGGTTTTCACGATGGTGACATTTTGGTAGGAACCGAATTAGGAGTCTTTAAGAGTCTTGATGCCGACACCTATCGTGCTCTTGCAACTGCAAAACGTGTAGATGTGCTTCGCAATGGTCAAAAGGTTAGCTTAGCAATGCCAGGCAATTTGGACCTATTAGATATGATTAAGTCTACACCTCGCTTTGTAGACGTGTTTATTCCTAATACAGTTGATAGCGTAATGTCAGACTCGCCAGCGGCTAAAGTAGGAATTAAAGCTGGCGATAAGATTGTGAAATTTAACAACACTCCGATCGCTTCGTATAACGATTTTGTTGAGGCTACAGGCAGAATTGCTGATGTTTTGGCATCAACAAAGAACCCTTCAGACAGCGCAAAGGCTCTAAAAGCAACTATTTCGTTTGTTCATCAAGGCGACACTGCAGTGCAACAAGTGCCCATCACCCTAACAAAAGATGCTAAAGTGGGTATCTTTGCAGGTTCAATTATGCAAACTTATAAAGTCACCCACATCTCTTATGGCTTCTTAGAGAGCTTCCCTGCAGGTGTAAAACACGGCATGAAGGTGCTTTCTGGCTATGTAGGTGATATGAAATACCTATTCTCTGGCGAAGGAGCAAAGAGCATTGGAGGCTTCGGTTCTATTGCATCTATGTTCCCTGCAGAATGGAATTGGTATATGTTTTGGAGCATGACAGCTTTCTTAAGCATCATTCTTGCATTCATGAACATACTTCCTATTCCTGCATTAGATGGCGGACACGTTCTCTTCTTGCTATATGAAATGATTACAGGACGCAAACCTGGGGAGAAATTCCTTATCGTTGCAGAGTATATTGGCATAGGACTTCTTCTCTTATTGATGATTGTTGCCAATATGAACGACATTCTTCGCTGGTTGGGATACATGTAA
- the recG gene encoding ATP-dependent DNA helicase RecG: protein MSNILEQDIMYLQGVGPKRKDILSSELGIKTWGDLLEYYPYKYVDRSKIYAVHELTGDMPFVQIKGRILSFEEFEMGARRKRLVAHFRGSTGGVVDLVWFQGAQYIRKTYNLNDEYLVFGKPTFYNGRYQFTHPEIEKVGEVQIETMRMQPYYITTEKMKKAGLQSRAIEKITRMLVDKIPQEALPETLPTFITERLHLVSRYEAFRNIHYPTSLTDVQNAQLRLKFEELFFVQLNILRYSTEHRRKYRGYLLPKVGHFFNTFYTNNLPFPLTNAQKRVMKEIRSDMITGRQMNRLLQGDVGSGKTLVALMTMLIAIDNDFQACLMAPTEILAEQHFTTIVSFLKSLDVQVELLTGNVKGKKRQEILTRLEKGEIQMLVGTHAVIEDSVQFARLGVAVVDEQHRFGVAQRAKMWAKSAQPPHVLVMTATPIPRTLAMTIYGDLDVSVIDELPPGRKPIETIHKYDTQTVSLYDGIRKQVAQGRQVYIVFPLIKESEKTDLQSLETGFENLKEVFPNFKMSKVHGKMKPKEKEEEMNRFVKGETQILVATTVIEVGVNVPNATVMVILEAQRFGLSQLHQLRGRVGRGGDQSYCILVTNYKLSADTKKRIDIMCATNDGFQIAEADLKLRGPGDLEGTQQSGMAFDLKIANIARDGQLVQMARTEALRVVDNDEHFDKPEYAMLWQRLKEMKKATIDWASIS from the coding sequence ATGAGTAATATTCTAGAACAAGACATTATGTATCTTCAGGGCGTTGGACCTAAGCGCAAAGATATTCTCAGTAGCGAGCTGGGAATAAAGACTTGGGGCGACCTTTTAGAGTATTATCCATATAAATATGTAGACCGAAGTAAGATTTACGCTGTGCACGAGCTAACGGGCGACATGCCTTTCGTGCAGATAAAAGGGCGCATTTTGAGCTTTGAAGAGTTCGAAATGGGGGCAAGGCGCAAACGACTTGTGGCTCATTTCAGAGGCTCAACAGGTGGAGTTGTAGACTTAGTGTGGTTTCAAGGGGCGCAATATATTCGTAAAACCTATAACTTAAACGACGAATATTTAGTGTTTGGTAAGCCTACTTTCTATAACGGACGCTATCAATTTACCCATCCTGAGATCGAAAAAGTGGGCGAAGTGCAAATCGAAACCATGCGCATGCAACCTTATTACATCACAACAGAGAAGATGAAAAAGGCAGGGTTGCAGTCGAGAGCTATTGAGAAAATCACTCGAATGTTGGTCGATAAAATTCCACAAGAAGCCCTACCAGAAACCCTTCCCACCTTTATCACCGAACGATTGCATCTTGTTTCACGCTACGAAGCATTCCGAAACATTCACTATCCCACATCTTTAACCGATGTACAGAATGCTCAATTGCGTCTAAAATTCGAAGAATTGTTCTTCGTTCAGCTCAATATTCTTCGCTATTCAACCGAACATCGTCGCAAATATCGTGGCTATCTTCTCCCCAAAGTGGGTCACTTCTTTAACACATTCTATACCAATAATTTGCCTTTCCCGCTCACCAACGCACAAAAACGAGTGATGAAAGAAATTAGAAGTGATATGATTACGGGTAGACAGATGAATCGTTTGTTGCAAGGCGATGTGGGTTCGGGCAAAACACTCGTTGCTTTGATGACCATGCTCATTGCTATTGACAACGATTTTCAGGCTTGTTTAATGGCTCCCACAGAGATTTTGGCAGAGCAACACTTCACAACTATCGTTTCTTTTCTAAAGAGTTTAGACGTGCAAGTGGAGCTGTTAACGGGCAATGTGAAAGGAAAGAAACGACAAGAGATTCTTACTCGACTCGAAAAAGGCGAAATTCAGATGCTCGTTGGTACGCATGCTGTAATTGAAGATAGCGTTCAATTTGCACGATTAGGCGTGGCTGTGGTAGACGAACAGCATCGTTTTGGAGTGGCTCAAAGGGCTAAAATGTGGGCAAAAAGTGCACAACCGCCTCATGTTTTGGTGATGACAGCAACCCCAATTCCACGCACTTTGGCAATGACTATATACGGAGATCTAGACGTTAGCGTGATAGATGAATTGCCACCAGGTAGAAAACCCATCGAAACTATTCATAAATACGACACTCAAACGGTTTCGCTTTATGACGGAATACGCAAACAAGTGGCGCAAGGACGGCAAGTTTACATTGTTTTTCCATTGATTAAGGAAAGCGAAAAAACAGACTTACAAAGCTTAGAAACGGGCTTTGAAAATCTGAAAGAGGTGTTCCCAAACTTCAAAATGAGTAAGGTGCACGGCAAAATGAAGCCTAAAGAGAAGGAAGAGGAAATGAATCGATTTGTAAAAGGTGAGACTCAGATCCTTGTTGCCACAACAGTTATCGAAGTAGGGGTGAATGTTCCTAACGCAACAGTTATGGTAATTCTTGAAGCTCAACGCTTTGGTTTGTCGCAATTGCATCAACTTCGTGGGCGAGTAGGGCGTGGTGGAGACCAATCTTACTGCATTTTGGTGACGAACTACAAATTAAGTGCCGACACAAAGAAACGTATCGACATTATGTGTGCAACCAATGATGGATTCCAAATCGCTGAAGCTGACCTCAAATTGCGTGGTCCTGGCGATTTAGAAGGAACGCAACAAAGTGGAATGGCATTCGATTTGAAGATTGCTAACATTGCTCGTGATGGTCAATTGGTGCAAATGGCACGCACAGAAGCACTGCGAGTGGTGGATAACGACGAGCATTTTGACAAGCCAGAGTATGCAATGTTGTGGCAAAGACTAAAAGAAATGAAGAAAGCAACCATTGATTGGGCGTCGATAAGTTAA
- a CDS encoding DUF4290 domain-containing protein, with product MNIAGLDYNTQREKLILSEYGREIQEMVHYAVNLTDKNERQRCAETIVRIMARMTPNTTDPESKKQKLWDHLAIISNFELDIDYPVDLSTARELAGKPEPIAYPHNRIPVRHYGKMVFDTLNKIKDMEPSSERDELIRITANHMKSCLEQYGHGSLDDERIASDMAHFTEGQVQLDVNAMPLKKNCAKVVNEKKRKKR from the coding sequence ATGAATATAGCAGGATTAGATTATAATACACAACGAGAAAAGCTCATTTTGTCGGAGTATGGACGTGAAATTCAAGAGATGGTGCATTATGCAGTGAACCTAACAGATAAGAATGAACGTCAAAGATGCGCTGAGACAATTGTGCGAATAATGGCTCGAATGACTCCAAATACAACCGATCCCGAAAGCAAAAAGCAAAAGCTTTGGGACCATTTAGCTATTATTAGCAACTTTGAACTTGACATTGATTATCCTGTTGACTTATCAACTGCACGTGAATTAGCAGGAAAGCCAGAGCCAATAGCTTATCCTCACAATCGCATACCCGTTCGTCATTACGGCAAAATGGTATTCGATACGCTCAATAAAATAAAGGATATGGAGCCTTCTTCTGAACGAGATGAGCTGATAAGAATCACTGCAAACCATATGAAAAGCTGCTTAGAGCAATATGGACACGGCTCTCTTGATGATGAAAGAATAGCTTCTGATATGGCACATTTTACCGAAGGACAAGTGCAACTCGATGTAAATGCAATGCCATTGAAAAAGAATTGTGCCAAAGTAGTTAACGAAAAGAAACGTAAGAAAAGATAG
- a CDS encoding 1-deoxy-D-xylulose-5-phosphate reductoisomerase — protein sequence MKKQICILGSTGSIGTQALKVIEEHVDLFEVYCLTANNRVEELAQQARKFRPDSVVIANEERYEELKELLHDCPEIKVYAGKEAIDEVVQAAPIDLVLTAMVGFSGLSPTIKAIEARKKICLANKETLVVAGELIGALAAQYNVPILPVDSEHSAIFQCLVGEGNNPISKILLTASGGPFRLKTADELLHVTKADALKHPTWNMGAKITIDSATMMNKGFEVIEAKWLFGVDVDKIEVLVHPQSIVHSAVQFVDGSVKAQLGVPDMCLPIQYAFTYPDRITLKGEELNLFNHRLEFFPADQEKFRCLAMAYEASRKGGNMPCILNAANEIVNEAFRNDACSFLQIAEVIEKTMNAVSFDANPSYDTYIQTDLEARRKATELLSL from the coding sequence ATGAAAAAGCAAATATGCATACTTGGTTCCACTGGTTCTATCGGAACACAAGCGCTTAAAGTGATAGAAGAACATGTCGACTTGTTTGAGGTATATTGCCTAACTGCCAACAATAGGGTAGAAGAATTGGCGCAACAAGCTCGCAAGTTTCGCCCCGATAGCGTTGTTATTGCTAACGAAGAGCGATATGAAGAGCTAAAAGAACTATTGCACGATTGTCCTGAAATAAAGGTTTATGCAGGAAAAGAAGCCATAGACGAAGTGGTGCAAGCTGCGCCAATAGACCTCGTACTCACTGCAATGGTGGGCTTTTCGGGTCTTTCTCCAACCATAAAAGCAATCGAAGCACGTAAAAAAATATGTCTTGCTAACAAAGAAACACTTGTTGTTGCAGGCGAACTTATTGGCGCATTAGCCGCTCAATACAATGTTCCTATTTTGCCAGTAGATAGCGAACACTCTGCAATCTTTCAGTGTTTAGTAGGCGAAGGCAACAATCCTATCAGTAAGATCTTATTAACTGCAAGCGGAGGTCCATTCCGTTTGAAAACAGCCGACGAGCTTTTGCATGTAACAAAGGCAGATGCTTTGAAGCATCCAACATGGAATATGGGTGCAAAGATAACCATCGACTCGGCTACTATGATGAATAAAGGCTTCGAAGTGATAGAGGCTAAGTGGCTATTTGGGGTAGATGTAGACAAAATAGAAGTGTTGGTGCACCCACAATCCATTGTTCATAGTGCCGTACAGTTCGTTGATGGCTCGGTAAAAGCACAGCTCGGAGTACCCGATATGTGCCTTCCCATTCAGTATGCCTTTACTTATCCCGATCGAATTACATTGAAAGGCGAAGAATTAAACCTGTTTAATCACCGCTTAGAGTTCTTTCCTGCCGACCAAGAGAAGTTCCGTTGTCTTGCAATGGCATACGAAGCATCTCGCAAAGGGGGCAACATGCCTTGCATCTTAAATGCAGCAAACGAAATAGTTAACGAAGCATTTAGAAACGATGCCTGCTCTTTCTTGCAGATTGCAGAGGTAATCGAGAAGACGATGAACGCTGTTTCGTTCGACGCAAATCCTTCTTACGATACCTATATTCAAACCGATTTAGAGGCAAGAAGAAAGGCAACCGAATTACTTTCATTGTAA
- the murA gene encoding UDP-N-acetylglucosamine 1-carboxyvinyltransferase yields the protein MEAFLIEGGHPLKGVIHPQGAKNEALEVICAALLTTDEVVIKNIPDILDVNNLIQLLKDVGVTVKQLSRNNYSFKADNINLDYLESDEFVKKCAALRGSVLMIGPLLGRFHKAVITKPGGDKIGRRRLDTHFLGFKQLGADFVHDPSRNVYSINAKHLHGNYMLLDEASITGTANIIMAAVLAEGVTTIYNAACEPYIQQLCKLLNSMGARISGIASNLLTIQGVSSLHGATHTILPDMIEVGSFIGLAAMIGDGITIKNVSVENLGIIPDTFKRMGVKMQIKGDDLYIPKQEHYEIESFIDGTIMTLSDSPWPGLTPDLLSVLLVVASQAQGSVLIHQKMFESRLFFVDKLIDMGAQIILCDPHRAVVVGHDRKRNLRSGNMSSPDIRAGIALLIAALCAEGTSRISNISQIDRGYEDIERRLNDLGAKITRVKG from the coding sequence ATGGAAGCATTTTTAATTGAAGGAGGACATCCATTAAAAGGAGTTATTCACCCACAAGGAGCCAAAAACGAGGCTCTTGAGGTTATTTGTGCAGCTCTACTCACCACAGATGAGGTGGTAATAAAGAATATTCCAGACATCTTAGACGTAAATAATTTAATTCAATTGCTTAAAGATGTTGGTGTAACCGTTAAGCAGTTGAGTCGCAATAACTATTCTTTTAAAGCCGACAACATCAACTTAGACTATTTAGAAAGTGATGAGTTTGTAAAGAAATGTGCCGCTTTAAGAGGTAGTGTGTTGATGATTGGACCACTATTGGGTCGCTTTCATAAGGCAGTTATCACCAAACCAGGTGGCGATAAGATTGGAAGACGCCGCTTAGATACCCACTTCTTGGGATTTAAACAATTGGGAGCAGACTTCGTTCACGATCCTTCTCGCAACGTTTACTCTATTAATGCAAAGCATTTGCACGGCAATTATATGCTACTTGATGAGGCTTCGATAACAGGAACCGCTAATATTATCATGGCAGCAGTGCTTGCTGAGGGTGTAACCACAATTTATAATGCAGCGTGTGAGCCTTATATTCAACAATTATGTAAGCTCTTAAACAGTATGGGAGCACGCATTAGTGGCATTGCTTCAAATCTTTTAACCATTCAAGGAGTGTCTTCTTTGCATGGAGCAACGCACACTATACTTCCAGATATGATCGAAGTAGGATCGTTTATCGGTCTTGCTGCAATGATTGGCGATGGAATTACCATCAAAAACGTCTCTGTTGAGAATCTAGGAATTATCCCCGACACCTTCAAAAGAATGGGTGTTAAGATGCAAATAAAGGGAGATGACCTTTATATTCCAAAGCAAGAACACTACGAAATCGAGTCTTTTATAGATGGAACCATCATGACTTTGAGTGATTCTCCATGGCCTGGACTCACTCCCGACTTGCTTTCTGTGCTCCTTGTTGTGGCTTCTCAGGCTCAAGGTAGCGTATTAATACATCAAAAGATGTTTGAAAGTAGATTGTTTTTTGTCGACAAGTTAATTGATATGGGAGCTCAAATCATTCTTTGCGACCCTCATAGAGCAGTCGTAGTAGGGCACGATCGCAAACGAAACTTACGCTCGGGAAACATGTCAAGTCCTGATATTAGAGCCGGAATAGCCCTTCTTATTGCCGCATTATGTGCCGAAGGAACAAGCAGAATATCTAATATTTCACAGATAGATCGTGGCTATGAGGATATAGAAAGACGTCTTAACGACCTTGGAGCCAAAATAACTAGAGTGAAAGGATAA